From one Paramormyrops kingsleyae isolate MSU_618 chromosome 1, PKINGS_0.4, whole genome shotgun sequence genomic stretch:
- the LOC140578746 gene encoding E3 SUMO-protein ligase ZBED1-like, whose product MEKQEQDGLLDGEFKYKKNTDGTINKHVVICTHCSKEFQFHRSYSSLKYHLNAKHAFVGAAASPGLRQTTLSERRPLSKSSLNKLTDNIAKWIAKDCRPLSIVEDKGFADVLKVASQDASYKPPARSTITIRIHELYETEKKKKEEALVHTECVALTGDHWTTVSNDNYLGVTAHLITEAWGLTSFALTIMKTEERHFAEACAEQFQTVARNWSIEEKVTTVGTDSARYMIAAARIMPFNHMPCTAHILQRCITVSLTDSGFVTALAKCRKIVGHFKHSPANTAELNAEQVSLGRKQEPLAQDVPTRWNSTLQMVKRLIRNQTAVTATLDKQKHKLVLLTPPEWDKLQRLETLLEPCRYVTELLGGEAYVSCSVVLPAFCHLRRVMEVTDEDPAYVVRFKEKFKEDLASRQAHTNYAWLQIATALDPRFKDLRSVPKTDREAVWTTLAGMLHEDSPRGSHTAEEGPAKKRLSLLQMDSDSESEEEVQQDRAIQRYRAEPCTALEDCPLQWWAAHAGAHSQLARLARRYLATPASTVPCERLFSVAGHIVNKKRSSLHSENVDKLVCLSNWLKDE is encoded by the exons ATGGAGAAGCAGGAACAGGATGGCCTTCTGGATGGGGAATTTAAATACAAGAAGAACACAGACGGGACAATAAACAAACACGTTGTAATTTGCACTCACTGCAGTAAAGAGTTTCAATTTCACCGTTCATATTCGAGCTTAAAATACCACCTTAATGCCAAACACGCGTTTGTCGGGGCAGCAGCTTCACCCGGCCTGCGTCAGACCACTCTGAGTGAACGCAGGCCACTCAGTAAGTCTTCTTTGAACAAACTGACCGACAATATAGCTAAATGGATAGCAAAGGACTGTAGACCGCTAAGCATTGTGGAGGACAAGGGTTTCGCGGATGTTTTAAAGGTTGCATCTCAGGACGCGTCCTACAAGCCCCCAGCGAGAAGCACAATAACTATTCGAATCCACGAACTGTATGAAacggagaaaaagaaaaaagaagaggcTTTAGTTCACACGGAATGCGTGGCTCTGACAGGAGACCACTGGACAACAGTGAGTAATGACAATTACCTGGGAGTTACTGCGCATTTAATCACTGAAGCCTGGGGTCTGACATCCTTTGCGCTGACTATAATGAAAACGGAAGAGCGTCACTTTGCGGAGGCTTGTGCAGAGCAGTTCCAGACTGTTGCTCGCAATTGGAGCATTGAGGAGAAGGTGACAACAGTAGGCACGGACAGTGCGCGCTATATGATCGCCGCGGCTCGCATCATGCCATTCAATCACATGCCGTGTACCGCGCACATTCTACAGAGATGCATCACAGTGAGCCTCACAGACAGTGGCTTTGTCACTGCACTGGCCAAATGCCGCAAAATTGTTGGCCATTTCAAGCACAGTCCAGCAAACACAGCAGAGCTGAACGCAGAGCAGGTGTCACTGGGGCGCAAGCAGGAGCCGCTGGCCCAGGACGTGCCTACGCGCTGGAACTCCACGCTGCAGATGGTGAAGCGCTTGATCCGCAACCAAACTGCAGTAACCGCGACTCTGGATAAACAGAAGCATAAACTTGTCCTCCTGACGCCTCCAGAGTGGGACAAACTCCAGAGACTGGAGACACTTCTAGAGCCCTGCAG ATATGTGACTGAACTGCTGGGAGGAGAGGCCTACGTCTCCTGCTCTGTAGTTCTACCTGCCTTCTGCCACCTGCGGCGTGTCATGGAAGTAACTGATGAGGACCCTGCATATGTGGTGAGGTTTAAAGAGAAGTTTAAGGAAGACCTCGCTTCCCGCCAGGCACATACCAACTATGCATGGCTCCAGATTGCAACTGCACTGGACCCACGTTTTAAAGACCTGCGCAGTGTGCCCAAGACTGACAGAGAAGCAGTGTGGACCACACTGGCAGGCATGCTACATGAAGACTCTCCTAGAGGATCACACACTGCAGAAGAAGGTCCAGCCAAGAAGAGGCTGAGCCTGCTGCAGATGGACTCTGACTCTGAGTCAGAGGAGGAGGTACAGCAGGACAGAGCCATACAGCGCTACAGAGCAGAGCCCTGCACTGCCTTAGAGGACTGTCCCTTACAGTGGTGGGCAGCTCATGCAGGAGCCCACAGCCAGCTGGCCCGCCTTGCTCGCAGATACCTGGCCACTCCTGCCTCCACAGTGCCCTGTGAGAGGCTGTTCTCTGTAGCAGGGCACATTGTGAACAAGAAGAGGTCTTCTCTGCACTCAGAGAACGTGGACAAGTTGGTTTGTCTCAGCAACTGGCTGAAGGATGAGTAG